A stretch of Carya illinoinensis cultivar Pawnee chromosome 14, C.illinoinensisPawnee_v1, whole genome shotgun sequence DNA encodes these proteins:
- the LOC122294844 gene encoding secoisolariciresinol dehydrogenase-like — translation MNSAASSFLAPIAKRLAGKVALITGGASGIGESSARLFAQHGAKVIIADVQDEIGLSVCDDKSTDGAISYVRCDVTNESDIKNAVDIAISKHGTLDIMFNNAGYSDPAMPNISNLNKEEYKKVFGVNVLGSLLGAKHAAKVMIPEKKGTILFTSSSASVTHGPTSHLYTASKHAIVGLTKNLCVELGQYGIRVNCISPFGVATPMVLKGEGIDKKKVEEMVCEAANLKGVVLEAGDVAEAALFLASEESKYVSGLNLVVDGGYSTTNIAFTEITRKFFS, via the exons ATGAACAGCGCAGCTTCCAGCTTTCTAGCACCCATTGCTAAGAG ATTAGCAGGCAAGGTTGCGTTGATAACTGGAGGTGCGAGTGGAATTGGTGAGAGTAGTGCAAGGCTATTCGCTCAACATGGTGCTAAGGTCATCATTGCCGACGTCCAAGACGAGATTGGTCTCTCTGTTTGCGACGATAAAAGCACCGATGGCGCCATTTCCTATGTCCGCTGTGACGTCACTAACGAGTCTGATATCAAGAATGCGGTCGACATTGCCATCTCGAAACATGGGACACTCGACATAATGTTCAACAACGCAGGCTATTCTGACCCAGCAATGCCAAATATCTCTAACCTCAATAAGGAAGAGTACAAGAAAGTCTTTGGAGTGAATGTCTTGGGGTCACTCTTGGGGGCAAAACATGCAGCCAAAGTAATGATCCCTGAGAAAAAGGGAACCATTTTGTTCACTTCAAGCTCGGCATCAGTGACGCATGGGCCAACCTCACACCTATACACGGCATCCAAACATGCCATAGTGGGACTAACCAAGAATTTGTGCGTAGAATTGGGACAGTACGGAATCAGGGTCAATTGCATATCACCGTTCGGTGTGGCCACCCCTATGGTGCTCAAAGGGGAAGGAATAGACAAGAAAAAAGTGGAAGAAATGGTATGCGAAGCTGCAAATTTGAAAGGGGTGGTTTTGGAAGCTGGAGATGTAGCAGAGGCAGCCTTGTTCTTGGCGAGTGAGGAGTCCAAGTATGTGAGTGGGCTCAACCTAGTCGTGGATGGGGGTTATAGCACCACCAATATAGCTTTTACAGAAATCACTCGAAAGTTCTTCAGCTAA